Proteins from a genomic interval of Nocardioides jishulii:
- a CDS encoding SGNH/GDSL hydrolase family protein: MRRLARLLTALATVPLATAVLAVPAHADEPPAHVPVWDKGPGGERYVAFGDSFVSGPGITPQRAVGCSRSERNFATLVAEGLDVTSYVDASCGGATTRHFTESQGSNAPQLDALSADTTLVTFGTMGGNDIGLVQLGRACAASAETSCVPGAGPDPLAARFEAARKGLVSGLAATKERAPKAEVFVVGYGTYVPPGGCPGTFLGLVDPAEFDYLQGQIDRLSDLLQQVARDAGVAFVDQRRIPGAIDHTVCAWPDQQWIRGINDFGDGSLLHPSSAGMKATADYLLARIAEERVTPAPAPTTPTKKQRLAALKAKAKTVRAGVTCQQRGRTVRARVTGGRGAVARVECGRWAPGAWAWTARSPSSSPPGRRRSAGSTVANASSSRCSTRVTRTCAWCAP, translated from the coding sequence ATGCGTCGCCTTGCCCGGCTCCTGACGGCCCTCGCCACCGTCCCGCTCGCGACGGCCGTCCTGGCCGTCCCGGCCCACGCCGACGAACCGCCCGCGCACGTGCCGGTCTGGGACAAGGGTCCGGGCGGGGAGCGCTACGTCGCGTTCGGCGACTCCTTCGTCTCCGGGCCGGGGATCACGCCCCAGCGAGCCGTCGGCTGCAGTCGCAGCGAGCGCAACTTCGCCACGCTGGTCGCCGAGGGCCTGGACGTCACGTCCTACGTCGACGCGTCGTGCGGCGGAGCGACGACCCGTCACTTCACCGAGTCGCAGGGCAGCAACGCACCGCAGCTCGACGCACTGAGCGCCGACACCACGCTGGTCACCTTCGGGACGATGGGCGGCAACGACATCGGCCTGGTGCAGCTGGGCCGGGCCTGCGCGGCGTCCGCCGAGACCAGTTGCGTGCCCGGGGCCGGCCCCGACCCACTGGCGGCGCGCTTCGAGGCGGCGCGCAAGGGTCTGGTCTCAGGCCTGGCGGCCACGAAGGAGCGGGCGCCGAAGGCCGAGGTCTTCGTCGTCGGCTACGGGACGTACGTGCCTCCGGGCGGCTGCCCCGGCACCTTCCTCGGCCTTGTGGACCCGGCCGAGTTCGACTACCTCCAGGGCCAGATCGACCGGCTCTCCGACCTGCTCCAGCAGGTCGCCCGCGACGCCGGCGTGGCGTTCGTCGACCAGCGCAGGATCCCCGGCGCCATCGACCACACCGTCTGCGCCTGGCCCGACCAGCAGTGGATCCGCGGCATCAACGACTTCGGCGACGGCTCCCTGCTGCACCCCTCCAGTGCGGGGATGAAGGCGACGGCCGACTACCTGCTCGCCCGGATCGCCGAGGAGCGGGTGACGCCTGCCCCCGCCCCGACCACCCCCACGAAGAAGCAGCGGCTCGCCGCCCTGAAGGCGAAGGCGAAGACGGTGCGCGCCGGCGTCACCTGCCAGCAGCGGGGTCGTACGGTCCGGGCTCGCGTCACCGGCGGCAGGGGTGCGGTCGCCCGCGTCGAGTGTGGAAGGTGGGCGCCCGGCGCCTGGGCCTGGACCGCGCGAAGCCCTTCGTCCTCACCACCAGGGCGAAGAAGGTCCGCCGGCTCGACGGTCGCCAACGCGTCGTCGTCACGCTGCTCGACAAGGGTGACAAGGACGTGCGCGTGGTGCGCACCTTGA
- a CDS encoding GNAT family N-acetyltransferase, translating into MFEQVKLKDGTAAWISPLMRDDRDLLAAGFEELSAETKRQRFLAPVKHLSEAMLHHLVDDVDGINHVALVLSAETSPDVFDPVAIARMVRYPDVTDTADVAVTVKDSWQGRGIATALLAALVRHRPEGVTRLVTEVAGTNAASLAMLRRLGPTKVEPNGHGAYDVEVNLDAARQTPGPTSEPTTEPAREQGSRVPLVRPSEHARPKVDRQSHHMLQTRDLVCPWLN; encoded by the coding sequence ATGTTCGAGCAGGTGAAGCTCAAGGACGGGACCGCGGCGTGGATCAGTCCGCTGATGCGCGACGACCGGGACCTCCTGGCCGCAGGTTTCGAGGAGCTCAGCGCCGAGACCAAGCGGCAGCGCTTCCTGGCCCCCGTCAAGCACCTCAGTGAGGCGATGCTCCACCACCTGGTCGACGACGTCGACGGGATCAACCACGTCGCCCTGGTGCTCAGCGCCGAGACCTCCCCCGACGTCTTCGACCCGGTCGCGATCGCCCGGATGGTGCGCTACCCCGACGTCACCGACACCGCCGACGTGGCGGTCACCGTGAAGGACTCGTGGCAGGGCCGCGGCATCGCCACCGCCCTCCTGGCCGCACTGGTGCGCCACCGCCCCGAGGGCGTCACGCGTCTGGTGACCGAGGTCGCTGGCACCAACGCGGCCTCGTTGGCCATGCTGCGTCGCCTCGGGCCGACGAAGGTCGAGCCCAACGGGCACGGGGCGTACGACGTCGAGGTCAACCTCGACGCCGCCCGTCAGACCCCAGGACCCACCTCCGAGCCCACCACCGAGCCGGCCAGAGAACAGGGGTCGCGGGTGCCGCTGGTGCGCCCGTCGGAGCACGCTCGTCCCAAGGTCGACCGGCAGTCGCACCACATGCTCCAGACCCGCGACCTCGTCTGCCCGTGGCTCAACTGA